Below is a genomic region from Prolixibacteraceae bacterium.
CCATAGTTGAATCCATCATGTAAAACCTTAAGATTGGCTTCCACGACAGTTGGTTTTTTAGCAAACTTCTTCTTTATGAACGACTCAATGTAGTCCAAAGGACGGTTAAACATCCAACACACTAGTCCTAAAGCGAACATGTTCTTTGATCTTAGTACAGATTTGTTGTCTAGACCAAATTCTTTTAAGCTCTCTTTAGTTAGGTTTGAGATTGGAACAGCTATTTTTCTATAATCATGAAGATTAAGTTCCTCAAAAGGATCTGTTGTTTTAAACTGAGCTTTTAGAAGGTTCTTTTCAGTAAAGCTATCAGAATCATAAATAATAGTTCCTTGAAGGCGAATGAATTTAGCATTCGCTTTAATTGCTGCAGGGTTCATTGCGACAAGTACATGTGCTAAATCTCCCGGTGTGTTAATTTGGTTTGCACCAAAATGAACTTGGAAACCAGAAACTCCACCAACAGTTCCCTGTGGTGCTCTAATTTCGGATGGGAAATCAGGAAATGTTGAAATATCATTTCCAAGTAAAGCAGATGCATCTGAAAACAGTGTTCCTGTTAGCTGCATTCCATCTCCAGAGTCTCCAGAGAATCGGATTGCAACTTCGTCCAATTCTATAATTTTAGCTTCGGTAGACATAATTGGATATTTATTTAAAATTTTGGCTAATTGCCTTTTAGTTTACTGTTAAAAACAGAGGTTTGGTGTTAAATCGTCAGATTTCGAGCCAAAACAATGTCATATTGTTTCTTTTTTGCGTAATACAAAGTTAAGTATAAATGTTAAATAATCATTCTTAAAAAAGTCAGGATTTCCAGAATTTTGTAAATTTGCAATCAATTTATAAACATTATACATTATGACTTTATTAAGAACGCTCAAAGGTAAAACACCTAAAATTGGAAAAGACTGTTTTTTGGCAGAAACAGCAACAATTATTGGAGATGTTGAGATGGGAGATGGATGTAGTATTTGGTATGGAGCTGTATTGCGTGGGGATGTTCACTCTATTCGTTTGGGTAACAACGTAAATGTGCAAGATAATGCTGTTATTCATGCTACATACAAGAAATCACCAACTAATATTGGTGACAATGTATCTATTGCACATGGAGCAATTGTTCATGGCTGTACGATTCATGATAATGTGTTGATTGGAATGAATGCTGTTGTTTTGGACGATGCTGTCGTTGAACCAAATGCTATTATTGCTGCTGGAGCTGTAGTAACTAAAGGTACGGTTGTCAAATCAGGATCTGTTTATGCTGGATCTCCAGCCAAGAAGATTAAAGAGTTGAGCCCTGAATTGTTAGAAGGGGAGATTAATCGTATTGCTAATAGTTATGCAATGTATGCTAGTTGGTATACTGAAGATGCTGAATAGGTAAACATTGTATTTTCTATTCTGTAAAACATTGAGAAGAACAGAGTGAAGGGTGTGTTTTCTGTGATAAACTAAAAAAGTCATTCCACACGGTTAAAAGAGTTGTGTGGAATGACCAAGTAAAATAGATATATTTGATTGTTAGGTTGAGTTCAT
It encodes:
- a CDS encoding gamma carbonic anhydrase family protein, whose translation is MTLLRTLKGKTPKIGKDCFLAETATIIGDVEMGDGCSIWYGAVLRGDVHSIRLGNNVNVQDNAVIHATYKKSPTNIGDNVSIAHGAIVHGCTIHDNVLIGMNAVVLDDAVVEPNAIIAAGAVVTKGTVVKSGSVYAGSPAKKIKELSPELLEGEINRIANSYAMYASWYTEDAE